TGTCAGTGGAACACTTTAGTAGTTAAGTAGGTAATTAGAAATAAGTAAATGGCAAAAATAACGATTAAACAGGATCCGAGATATAAAAACAGAGAGCTCAGCATCATGAAGGAACTGGGACACCCGAACGTAGTGAAGCTCCGCGACTACTACTACACAATAGAATCGACATCACCCGAAAACAACCAGGATAAACCCGAAGAGGAGGATCGCAAGTACCTTAACCTGGTCATGGAGTACATACCAGAGACGGTGCACAGAGTGACCCGCTGCTACTTCAAGAGCCTCGGGTTCATGCCAATTAACCTGATTCGCATTTACGCATTCCAGCTGTGTCGCGCGTTTGGATATATTCACTCACTCAATATATGCCACAGGGACCTCAAGCCTCACAACCTGTTGGTGGATCCGCTCACAAACGTTCTAAAGCTGTGCGACTTCGGAAGCGCCAAGAAGCTGGTAAAGGGTGACTGGAGCGTATCGTACATTTGCAGTCGCTTTTACAGAGCCCCTGAGCTCATGCTCGGCTCCAACGAGTACACGACTGCCATCGACTCCTGGTCAATTGGATGCGTTCTTTCAGAGCTAATACTGGGAAGGCCACTGTTCTGCGGGGACACCTCAATAGATCAACTAGTGAAGATTATTCAGATTCTCGGTAGGTGCTAtacattttcattaataatatataatactcTGAGGAACCCAGTACTACCATGTGGTTTGTATGGCTAAGCACTTACAGAAAGCAATCTACCATTAACAGTTGTAATAGTGTTACTGGTTGTAGTATTATTTGTAGTATTAGTACTGGCTAGTTATTTGGTAATACTAGTATTATTAGTCGCAAGTACTAGTCGTATTAGTAATAGTTGTATCCTCGCGACTATTCGCAGTAGTAATCGTAACAGTAGTGTAATGAGATTTGCAGGCACTCCTACCCTGGCTGAAATGAAAGCCATGAACCCCGAatacaacaacatcaacttcCCAAACCTGCGCGGAGTGGAACTGTCAACTGTGTTTCCGAAGAACACTGACCCGCGTTTCGTGGACATCGTGTCGCAGTTCCTTCAGTACGACCCGAGATTAAGGTTGAAGCCACTGGACGCTTTGACGCATCCGTTTTTCACAGACCTCTTCGAGTCAACTCAGGTCGAGAGGACGCACGGTACGTTTGCTGTTACTAGTACTAGTGATACCAGTTACactaataacaatagttATCACAGTACATATACTAACAATGACGATACAAGAACAATAACTTACTAactattaaattaacaatatcaGCGACACTGACTATACCATAACTAACATTACCTATCATAACAATACCATTACTAACGACAACATCAATAAATATGGCTTAGGCAACTCTAATAACGGTACTGGCAACTCGAGGGACGACAACATCGTTGACCTGATAAACGTCAACCTGGTGCCGGAAAACCTGGTCGATTTCACGTACGAGGAGGTCAACTTCATGTCGGCGCAGACGAAACagtattttaatatcatCTAGATGTAGTTATGCGATAGTTACGCTATACCTGTAGCATGGGTAGTCAGCCACTAGGTAGCGATTACCCACCTATGAGCTGCACACGagtttaaatgataaattcTATGGTATAATGCCcaatttacaataataaacgTAACAGTCATGCTAATCCACGTGTATAAAAGTGTATTCCACATGAACACGTGAGAGTCATTGTACCTGTATCGTAACAGTGCGTTAGTACTACGAATGACAAAGTAGAGAGTTATTGTAAACGTAGAATGactaaaatacaataacaGATTATATGATCTTTTCAAGGTCATGTAAATACTCCAGTGAGTTAGACAGTAACTCTCTAGAAGGTATCTTGTGCTTTGCACCAACTTCATTCTGAAAAATCACATAGTTGTCAGCCACTTTCCAGGGAACAGACTCAGGGTCTAAATGTAACATTAGTTTTACAAAGCGTACAGTATCTATAGTGTGTATCTATGGTATCAATGTGTGCAAATGGTATCTATAATCTGTCTATCGTGTGGATGATATCCATGTGTGCATATGATATCCATGTATGCATATGGTATCTAGAGTATGCATAAGGCATAGTCTGTATATCGTGTGGATGACATCTAGAGTCTGTATATGGTATCCATGACGTGTACAGTCTTCATATGGAATCCATAGTGTGTATACGTGACGAGTGTGCCAATAtactttaaataaacacaaagCGTACCCTGTTGCAACTTGTACTGATTGTAGTACGATATGAAGTCCAGAGTTTCCTGAGCGGATATTATTACCAAAATATAGTGTAGTGTATAATGTATTGACTAGGTACGTATAAAAGTATATGGACAAATGGATAGCCAAATATGGTGACCTACGTTTCTGTTCTTCAACTTTAGCAAGTTGGACACGTAGTCCAAACTCAGGTGCCTGTAGCACAGCTCTATTGAAGATGCGATTTTGTTCCTGGCAGTGCTAGCAATGATCTTATAGTACTCAGAGCCACACCTGTCGTGGCAGCGACTAGCCGTGCGACCTACTTGTCAGTGTGTAAGCACGTACGTGTATAGTACGCTATGGCGTAGCTATCTAGAGGCGTATCTACATAAACTAGTGGTCAGTGTGTAGTAGCTAACTGGTTAGCAACGCACCTTGAGGGGGTGTGCCGTCCTGAGTGTCCAACTCTAGCAGCTGATGCAGATTGCCTTCCATCATCAGTCGCTCGAGGTTGATGACAAAGGCGATCTTGTCATCCTGTTTGACGTCGTTTGGAATTTTCTCAAGAAGCATGTACAGGTCCCCGATTTTATTGTCACTCAGCAGGTGCAGCATCCACATACTCAGAATCGTGGTCATGTGCTCACTCTTCGGGAGAATCTacagtgtgtatgtattgGGCGTACGGAAGTAACTAGTACTAAAATGACGGCAATGACCACATATAAGTGTTTATAATACTGTTCACGCTGCATAACTAGTAGCTGTTAGTACTAGTAGTGGCAGAAGTAGCTAATACGTACGTTGTTCAGGTCAAAGTAGAAGGGCTGCAGTTGTGAGTACAGAGACTTGAAATTCTCAGTATCGTTCGCCTCCAGGAATATTAAAGCAGCTGTTTCTAAGAATGTTCTGATTTTCAGCAAAGATTCTTTGTCCACATTTGGGTTGGACAGGTTGTAATGGGCTGTAAAGTCCTTGAGCTTGTCAATGAGGAACAAGCAAGTTTCAAACTTGGTGGATTTAAAGTTCGTTTGATACGCCTTTTGCAGCTGCGATAGGTGTAAGTCAAATTGgtccattttatataatacaaactAAAAATGTTAGCAAACAAATGGCCACTGAAGCGACATGGGTAATGTGTGGCTACATTTTGTACAGAAAATTTTCAATACTGTCCTTATTTCATTGTTATAATTGCTGTTTtggttatatttaatagtatTCATGCAGTATTAGTTACTTCATAAGCATATTagtgtataaatttttttataaatctaTATGTAGCACCGGCCGGGAAGGCACGCGCGACCATGTTGCGTACTTAACATTTGTATATTGGTATGTGGTACATATTAGCGGTAAAATCATCGGTTAGATTGCGTGTGCCTTCGACGACTCTTTGTTGAAGGGTTGGATAACTTCCTGCTCTTGTAAGACTTGTACagcctcttcttcagctccatTCTCTCAACCTCCACACCATCTACGATACTATAATCATCCGCAGCAGTATTAGGAACGCCCGCATCCGTATTTGAGACATCCCCGGAAGCATCATTAGAAGCACTGTAATCTTTCGGCCAGAAAGGTCTGGGATCGGCGATAGTGTGTGGGTCGAACGTGCCAATTAAAGCGCCATTCAGAAGAGTCGTCGAGTCTTTGTTGAGAGCAGAAGCGAGTATGTTGATTCTACTACTAGatgcagcagctgctgtagtagtagtagtaactgTGCGAAAAGCAGTGCTAATTGCAGTAGTAACAGCAGTGTTAATAGTAACAGAGTTAATGGCAAAAACAGGGGGAATCCTGAGCATAAATTTACCAGCAATACTCCTGATCATTGTCCCAAAGCTACCTGAGTTGAGTGATGTATGGCCCTAAAACGAAAAGGCTAAATAATCTGCCAGTATGATGGCTACTGCCAACACCGCCAGCAGAATTAAACTACCCCGAGAATCAACTGTCGCTCCTGCTGCTCCTTTTCGAAAAGACTAATTCAATGAACTTGAAGTTGAAGTAATAGAGAGAGTAGAGTACGTGCAGAATGAAGAAAACGAACACGAGGACCATGTACACGTACTCAGTGTAGGTCCACAGCTTCAGGTTATAGGTGCCCGAGAAGGGAAAGCAGGCGATGACGACTGCGAGAACGATGACTGCCTTGTCGAACCAGAATGTGACGCGACTCAGGTTCGTGAAGGCGATCTCGCGGTTCAGACGCCTCGTCACCACGTCCAGGTTAAAGTCGTTGGTGTACATGAGCTGCTTCTTCCTCAGGTAGTCGTCAGCGTAGTTGAAGACTGCgtagaagaggaggaagtggaTCAGGAAGGGGAATGAGACGTTGACGAAGCAGTTGCGCAGCGGCACTATCTCCTTAAGGCTAGAATTAAGGCGATCAGGGCCAGGGCTGCTCCTACTAGGCAGAGCATCGTCGCCACCAGCTGCCTCCGCCCCGCGGAGCTTCGCGTCACCCTGGCCTTCCCCTGCTGCCCCGGCACCTCCTCCTGAGCTGTTTCCTGCTGCGCCAGCTGCGGCGCTTCCGCCTCCCCCTGCGTTCGCATCGATTTGTATCGGACGGTTGATTATGTACGTGTTCAGGAGCAGGAACCCTGTGAGCAGGAACACGAAGAGCAGCGACTGCACTAGGATGCAGACCGTGGAGACGTACAGGCTGTCCTTGCGCTTTGCTGAGATGTTGTAGAAGTACCTGCTGTAGCGTTTACTCGTCGGCGGTGAGCTGAAGTAGTCCTCTATGCCTTCAAGTGGGTCCTCCTTACTGTCGCGGCCGTTTTTACTGACTCCTAAAGGCTGTTATCCCAGCTGCAAGCACTCGTATCTACCTACCTAACTTAACAGCACTGCTGGTGATGCCACCTAACTAACTTTCCACCACTAATGGTAGTTACACTGTTACTAATAATACCAGCAGCGCTTATACTAACAATTACTgaaaaataactaaaacGTACCAAAACTGTTTAACTCTGGGCTGTCACTATTCTGGTCGTCCTGTACCTTTTGAATCCTTATATAGTTCCTGTTTAGTTGAACGTCGTCGCTGACGTCGCTTAAGTCGTCTGAGACCGACCCGTTGGTCAACGAACTGACGTGCGCAGCGAGCGGACTGTTTGACGTTGTACCGTTAAGGCCCCTGGCTGAAGTGCCCGTGACACTGCCGATGGCGCTGTTGAAACTTGCTAGGGGACGGGGAGGCTGTTGGTCCTCGAAGCTCACCTTCTGGTTCAGCTTTGCAGGGGTCGAC
The sequence above is a segment of the Theileria orientalis strain Shintoku DNA, chromosome 3, complete genome genome. Coding sequences within it:
- a CDS encoding glycogen synthase kinase, with the translated sequence MLPEENNSDHEGWYNLNKIVGNGSFGIVHEAFVLKTNERVAIKKVLQDPRYKNRELSIMKELGHPNVVKLRDYYYTIESTSPENNQDKPEEEDRKYLNLVMEYIPETVHRVTRCYFKSLGFMPINLIRIYAFQLCRAFGYIHSLNICHRDLKPHNLLVDPLTNVLKLCDFGSAKKLVKGDWSVSYICSRFYRAPELMLGSNEYTTAIDSWSIGCVLSELILGRPLFCGDTSIDQLVKIIQILVASTSRISNSCILATIRSSNRNSSVMRFAGTPTLAEMKAMNPEYNNINFPNLRGVELSTVFPKNTDPRFVDIVSQFLQYDPRLRLKPLDALTHPFFTDLFDDTDYTITNITYHNNTITNDNINKYGLGNSNNGTGNSRDDNIVDLINVNLVPENLVDFTYEEVNFMSAQTKQYFNII
- a CDS encoding 26S proteasome regulatory subunit is translated as MDQFDLHLSQLQKAYQTNFKSTKFETCLFLIDKLKDFTAHYNLSNPNVDKESLLKIRTFLETAALIFLEANDTENFKSLYSQLQPFYFDLNNILPKSEHMTTILSMWMLHLLSDNKIGDLYMLLEKIPNDVKQDDKIAFVINLERLMMEGNLHQLLELDTQDGTPPQGRTASRCHDRCGSEYYKIIASTARNKIASSIELCYRHLSLDYVSNLLKLKNRNETLDFISYYNQYKLQQDPESVPWKVADNYVIFQNEVGAKHKIPSRELLSNSLEYLHDLEKII